One stretch of Vicinamibacteria bacterium DNA includes these proteins:
- a CDS encoding RNA polymerase sigma factor, with protein sequence MKGEKGRELKRARLLRFRESEDEKPGNGRSDDDIMLSVTTDVSELRLLFERHHRALFGFFFRVSGNRTASEDLVQDVFFRILKYRHTYRAGIPFTRWMYRIAINARRDQMRKHQCQEVLDGLAHDPPGPGPIPDEELSKQQELVRLRESLLRLAEPKREVLVLSRYQNLKYDEIGAILGVSPGTVKVRVYRALQELRELFFESSGEERT encoded by the coding sequence ATGAAGGGCGAAAAGGGACGGGAGTTGAAGCGAGCCAGGCTCTTGAGATTCCGCGAGTCAGAGGACGAAAAGCCGGGCAACGGCCGGAGCGACGACGACATCATGCTCTCGGTGACGACGGATGTCTCCGAGCTCAGACTCCTATTCGAGCGTCACCATCGAGCCCTATTCGGCTTCTTCTTCCGCGTCAGCGGAAACCGGACCGCGAGCGAGGACCTGGTACAGGACGTGTTCTTCCGCATTCTCAAATACCGTCACACCTACCGCGCGGGGATTCCTTTCACCCGATGGATGTATCGCATCGCGATCAACGCGCGCCGCGACCAGATGCGAAAGCACCAGTGCCAAGAGGTACTCGACGGTCTAGCCCACGATCCACCGGGTCCCGGCCCTATCCCCGACGAGGAGCTCTCGAAACAGCAAGAGCTGGTTCGCCTGAGGGAGTCACTGTTGCGGTTAGCGGAACCCAAGCGGGAGGTCCTGGTGCTGAGCCGTTACCAGAACCTCAAGTACGACGAGATTGGCGCGATTCTGGGCGTGAGCCCAGGAACGGTGAAAGTGCGCGTCTATCGCGCCCTTCAGGAGCTCAGAGAACTGTTTTTCGAGAGTTCGGGGGAGGAAAGGACATGA
- a CDS encoding ABC transporter permease codes for MSSFVGQVHHLGRKLAQSPLFTLVSVTTLALGIGASSAIFSVVHGVLLKPLPFEEPERLVGVWHEAPGLGFDLLNQSPALHFTYREESRVFDDVGMWDNDQVTVTGVGEPERVQAMMVTDGTLTLLRVHPVLGRVFNAEDDSPAGAETVVLGYGYWQRRFGAAPDVVGRTLSVEGRPREIIGVLPAGFRFLRWDPELFLPFRFDRSQLFIGNFSYQGIARLHEGTTVEQANADVLRMIPIATEKFPFPSGLTMGMLQEARFGPKVRPLKQDVVGDVGTTLWVLMGTVGIVLLIACANVANLFLVRAEARQRELALRTALGADRTRV; via the coding sequence ATGTCCTCGTTTGTGGGTCAAGTCCATCACCTGGGCCGAAAACTCGCTCAATCTCCGCTCTTCACGCTGGTCTCGGTCACCACCCTGGCGCTCGGCATAGGGGCTTCGTCCGCGATCTTCAGCGTCGTCCACGGGGTGCTGCTCAAACCGCTGCCCTTCGAAGAGCCCGAACGGCTCGTGGGTGTGTGGCACGAGGCTCCCGGGCTGGGATTCGATTTGCTGAACCAGTCACCGGCACTGCACTTCACCTACCGCGAGGAGAGTCGCGTGTTCGACGACGTCGGCATGTGGGACAACGATCAGGTGACGGTGACGGGAGTCGGCGAGCCGGAGCGGGTGCAGGCGATGATGGTGACCGATGGAACGCTCACGCTTCTGCGGGTCCATCCCGTTCTCGGACGGGTGTTCAACGCCGAAGACGATTCTCCCGCCGGTGCCGAGACGGTCGTCCTGGGCTACGGTTACTGGCAGAGGCGATTCGGTGCTGCTCCGGATGTCGTCGGCCGCACTTTGAGCGTCGAAGGACGACCGCGCGAGATCATCGGTGTTCTGCCCGCGGGCTTTCGATTTCTGCGCTGGGACCCGGAGCTCTTCCTTCCGTTCCGTTTCGACCGATCGCAGCTCTTCATCGGGAATTTCAGTTACCAGGGCATCGCCCGCCTCCACGAAGGGACGACGGTGGAGCAGGCAAACGCCGACGTGCTTCGTATGATCCCCATTGCGACCGAGAAATTCCCGTTTCCCAGCGGTCTGACGATGGGAATGTTGCAGGAGGCGCGATTCGGACCCAAGGTTCGGCCGCTCAAGCAGGACGTGGTCGGAGACGTCGGAACCACTTTGTGGGTTCTCATGGGAACCGTGGGTATCGTGCTGCTCATCGCCTGTGCCAACGTGGCGAATCTGTTTCTCGTGCGCGCCGAAGCTCGCCAGCGGGAACTGGCTCTGAGGACGGCGCTCGGCGCGGACCGCACTCGCGTTG